ATGAGACTGCGAGTGACGCGACATCGACGGCGAGTGCGGCAGCGGCGTCGCGGGCTCGTCAGCCTACGTCGTCGACGCGCCGCAGCCGTCTTGCGGACGAGTTCATTGCCGTGCGCCCGGGAAGGGCAGGGCGCCTGAGCATGATCCTGGAGCGGCCCACGGCCGTCGAGCGCATGCACGAAGGCCCGGCACCGGAGCGCGCGCCGCTGCCGGCCGGACAGACGCACGCGGGGGGCCCGGAAACGCTTGAGGCGCGGTGGCAGCGAGAAGGGGCTCGCCCCAAGACGTATCGCGTGTTGCCCATCTCCGATGAGGACTCGCCGCCGGCGCTGCCGCGCACTGCGCCGCCCGAGCGCGCCTGAACGTGCCCGAGCGTGCCTGAGTCGGCCATCGGCGCCTTGGGCGCTGGCCGATGCACCGACGCACCGACAGACCGGCGTACGAACCGAGCCGCCACGCTTTGCGTGGCGGTCTTTTTCATGGCGCCGCACATCGAATTCGCTGGATTCCCGGCGGGCCGAACATGAAAAAACGCTGACCGGAAATCCCGCATATTTTACGTGGCGAAACCCTTCGCGCACGCGTAATAGTAAATATTTTAATTATCTGCAAGCCTTTTCAATCAACAAGTTGCGTAATTCACGCAACAATCTCTTTCTTTGCCATGTACGGAACTTGTCAGTAGAATGGCCGCGTTGTTAATAGCGCTACGCGAGGTGAATAGCCTGTCAGGTTTTCTTCACGCATGGCGAGCCACCGCCTGACTGTCATGCGTGATTCGTCCCCCATAAAACGGAGAACTCCATGTCACAGGACAAGGAACCGCGCCGGCGCTTTTTGCGTCAGGTGCTGGCGATCGTGCCTGCCACGACTCTCGCCACCGGTGCGACGCTTACGCAGACCGCCTGTAGCAGCGATTCCGCTGCCCCCGCCGCTTCCGGCAAATCCTACGAGCCCAAATACTTCACTGCCGACGAATGGCGTTTCGTGAACGCTGCCGTCGACCGTCTGATCCCCGCCGACGACCTCGGCCCGGGGGCGCTGAAAGCCGACGTGCCGCAATTCATCGATCGTCAGATGGAAACGCCGTTCGGCCACGGCAAGCTCTGGTACATGCAAGGGCCGTTTCATACCGACCAGCCGCCCGAGAGGGGCTATCAGCTGAGCCTCGTGCCGCGCGACATCTACCGTCACGGCATTGCGGCGTGCGACGCGCATTGCAAGAAGCAGTACAACAAAGTGTTCGCCGATCTCGATCACGCCACGCAGGAAGCCGTGCTGGCCGATCTCGAGCACGCCAAGATCGAGTTCGACGCGGTGCCTGCGCGCACCTTCTTTTCGTATCTGCTGGCCAACACGAAGGAAGGATTCCTCTCGGATCCGATCCACGGTGGCAACAAGGACATGGTCGGCTGGAAACTCGTCGGCTTTCCCGGCGCACGCGCCGACTTCATGGATTGGGCCGATCAGCCCAACGTCAAATACCCGTACGGGCCCGTGTCGATTTCCGGAAAGCGGGGCTAAGTCATGGCAATCAAAAAAGACAAGGTCGACGCCGTCATCGTGGGCTTCGGCTGGACCGGGGCGATCCTCGGCCAGGAACTCACCGACGCCGGTCTGAACGTCGTGGCGCTCGAACGTGGCGCGATGCGCGACACGCCCACCGACGCGCAGTACCCCAAGGTCATCGACGAGCTGGAGTATTCCGTGCGCGGCAAGCTGTTTCAGGAACTGGCACGCGAGACCGTCACGATTCGGCATACGCCGGACGACCTCGCCGTGCCGTACCGTCAGAACGGTTCGTTCCTGCTCGGCAACGGGGTCGGCGGCGCGGGCTTTCACTGGAACGGCATGCACTACCGCATTCTTCCCGAAGAGCTGAAGCTGCGCAGCCACTACGAGGAGCGCTACGGCAAGAAATTCATTCCGGAAGGCATGACGATCCAGGATTTCGGCGTGAGCTACGAAGAACTGGAGCCGCATTTCGATTTCGCCGAGAAGGTCTTCGGGACGTCGGGCAAGGCGGGGAATCTGAACGGCAAGATCGTGCCTGGCGGCAATCCGCGCGAGGGCGCGCGCTCGAGCGAATATCCCACGCCGCCGCTGCAAAATACCTACGGTGCACAACTCTTCGAGAAGGCGGCGCGCGAGGTCGGTTTCAATCCGTATCCGGCGCCGGCGGCGAACACCTCGGCGCCGTACACGAACCCGTACGGTGTTCGCCTTGGGCCGTGCAACTTCTGCGGCTTTTGCGAGAACTACGGTTGCTACATGTATTCGAAGGCCTCGCCGCAGACGACCATCCTGCCGGTATTGCTCAAGAAGCCGAACTTCGAACTGCGCACGCATTCGTACGTTGTAAAGGTCAATCTCGACAGCGACGGCAAGAAGGCCACCGGTGTGACATACATCGACGCGCAGGGGCGGGAAGTCGAGCAACCGGCCGATCTGGTCATCATGGCCGCGTACCAGTTGCACAACGTGCGTTTGCTGCTGCTCTCGGGCATCGGCAAGCCGTACGACCCGAAGACGGGCGAGGGTGTCGTCGGCAAGAACTACGCGTATCAGATGAACGGCGCCATCAACGTGCTGCTGCCCAAAGGCACGCAACTCAATCCGTTCGTCGGCACGGGCGCGGGCGGGGTCTCGATGGACGACCTGAACGGCGACCAGTTCGATCACGGCCCGCTCGGGTTCGTTGGCGGGGCGAGCATTCGTCACATTCGTTACGGCGGACGCCCGATCAAGATGACGCCGACCGTGCCGGGCACGCCCGCGTGGGGCAGCAAATGGAAGGCAGGCATTGCCGACGCCTATCAGCGTTACATGACCATCGGCATTTCCGGCTCGGTCATGTCGTATCGCGACGCATGTCTCGATCTCGATCCGACGTACAAGGATGCCTACGGCGTGCCGCTGCTGCGCATGACGTTCGACTGGCATGACAACGAGTACGAGATGCTCGGCTACATGGGCGACCGCATGGAAGAGGTCGGCCGCGCGATGAACCCCGAGAAGGTGTTCCGCGCCATTCGCAAGAAAGGCACGCGATACGACACGCGGATCTATCAGAGCACGCACACCACGGGCGGCGCCATCATGGGCACCAATCCGTCGAACAGTGTGGTCAACAGGTATCTCCAAAGCTGGGATGTGTCGAACGTGTTCGTGATGGGCGCATCGGCGTTCCCGCAGAACATGGGTTACAACCCCACGGGCGTGGTGGCGGCGCTGGCGTACTGGTCCGCGAAGGCGATTCGCGAGCAGTACCTCAAGAACGCTGGCCCGCTGGTGCAAGCCTGAGGAGTGCAACCATGATCCGCAAAACGATGATGAAACGCTCCGCCGGCGTGCTCGCGGCCGGTGCGCTCGCTCTCGCGGTTGCCGCCGCATGGGCGCAGAACGCAGCCGCGCCCTCCGGCGCTGCCGTCTCACCGGTCCCGACGCCTGCGGTGCCCGCAACGACCGTAGACGCCACGCATCCTGCGCAGGCGGCGCAGACACCCGCGGCCAACGATCCGCAAGCGCAGCTCGTCAGGCAAGGGGAGTACCTCGCGCGCGCCGCCGACTGCGCCGCGTGTCATACGGCGCCCAAGGGCAAGCCGTTCGCCGGCGGCCTGCCCATCGCGTCGCCCATCGGTACGATCTACTCGACGAACATCACGCCGGACAAGGACACCGGCATCGGCAACTACAGCCTTGAAGATTTCGACAAGGCGGTGCGTCACGGGATTGCCAGGAATGGCTCGACGCTGTATCCGGCCATGCCGTACACGTCGTACGCAAAGGTGCGTCCGGCCGACGTGAAGGCCCTCTATGCGTACTTCATGAATGGTGTTCAACCGGTTGCGCAGCCGAATAAGGCGACGGACATTCCGTGGCCGTTGTCCATGCGCTGGCCGTTGTCGATCTGGCGCAAGATGTTCGCCCCTGCCGTGGTTGCCGATGCCGCCTCGACCGATAACGACCCGATCTCGCGCGGGCGCTATCTCGTCGAAGGGCTGGGCCATTGCAGTGCGTGCCACACGCCGCGCGGCTTCGCGTTGCAGGAGAAGGCGCTCACCGACGACAGCACGGCGTTTCTGTCCGGCGGCGTGGTCGAGAACTTCCTCGCGAAGAACTTGCGTGGCGACGCCACCGACGGTCTGGGCAACTGGAGCGAAGGCGACATCACCGCGTTTCTCAAGGGCGGGCGCAACGACCATTCCGCAGCCTTCGGCGGCATGTCGGACGTAGTGCGGCATAGCACGCAGCACATGAACGACGACGATCTCGCGGCGATAGCGAAGTACCTCAAGACGCTCAAGCCGGTCGATCCGAACGCCAAGGCGCTCGCCTATGACGACACTGTTGCCAAGGCGTTGCGCACGGGGGCCGACAAGAGCAACGGGGCGCTCACGTTCCTCGACAACTGCGCCGCCTGCCACCGCAGTACGGGCAAGGGCTACACGCAGACCTTCCCGACGCTCGCGTTGAGCTCGACGGTGAACTCGGCCGATCCGACCTCGCTCATCCATATCGTGCTGCGTGGCGCGGAAATGCCATCGACGAAATCGGCGCCGACGCACTACGCGATGCCGGGCTTCGACGACCGTCTGACCGATCAGGATGTGGCCGATGTGCTGACGTTCGTGCGTTCGAGCTGGGGCAACAAGGCGGCAGCCGTGACGGCCTCGCAAGTGGCCAAGGTGCGCAAGAACGTGGGCGCGGCGCCTCAGCCGCAGCGGTGATCCGATCGTCCGGGTGTCGCGTGCGGTGCCTGTGATGACCGTGTGATGAAATGGAACTCCGCCTGTCATCTCGACGGGCGGAGTTTTTTTTGACGCCCACAAGCTGCCGGGCCAGCTCAGGCGCTGGCCGCCACGGGCCGGTGC
This is a stretch of genomic DNA from Pandoraea faecigallinarum. It encodes these proteins:
- a CDS encoding GMC family oxidoreductase; this translates as MAIKKDKVDAVIVGFGWTGAILGQELTDAGLNVVALERGAMRDTPTDAQYPKVIDELEYSVRGKLFQELARETVTIRHTPDDLAVPYRQNGSFLLGNGVGGAGFHWNGMHYRILPEELKLRSHYEERYGKKFIPEGMTIQDFGVSYEELEPHFDFAEKVFGTSGKAGNLNGKIVPGGNPREGARSSEYPTPPLQNTYGAQLFEKAAREVGFNPYPAPAANTSAPYTNPYGVRLGPCNFCGFCENYGCYMYSKASPQTTILPVLLKKPNFELRTHSYVVKVNLDSDGKKATGVTYIDAQGREVEQPADLVIMAAYQLHNVRLLLLSGIGKPYDPKTGEGVVGKNYAYQMNGAINVLLPKGTQLNPFVGTGAGGVSMDDLNGDQFDHGPLGFVGGASIRHIRYGGRPIKMTPTVPGTPAWGSKWKAGIADAYQRYMTIGISGSVMSYRDACLDLDPTYKDAYGVPLLRMTFDWHDNEYEMLGYMGDRMEEVGRAMNPEKVFRAIRKKGTRYDTRIYQSTHTTGGAIMGTNPSNSVVNRYLQSWDVSNVFVMGASAFPQNMGYNPTGVVAALAYWSAKAIREQYLKNAGPLVQA
- a CDS encoding gluconate 2-dehydrogenase subunit 3 family protein, with amino-acid sequence MSQDKEPRRRFLRQVLAIVPATTLATGATLTQTACSSDSAAPAASGKSYEPKYFTADEWRFVNAAVDRLIPADDLGPGALKADVPQFIDRQMETPFGHGKLWYMQGPFHTDQPPERGYQLSLVPRDIYRHGIAACDAHCKKQYNKVFADLDHATQEAVLADLEHAKIEFDAVPARTFFSYLLANTKEGFLSDPIHGGNKDMVGWKLVGFPGARADFMDWADQPNVKYPYGPVSISGKRG
- a CDS encoding c-type cytochrome: MIRKTMMKRSAGVLAAGALALAVAAAWAQNAAAPSGAAVSPVPTPAVPATTVDATHPAQAAQTPAANDPQAQLVRQGEYLARAADCAACHTAPKGKPFAGGLPIASPIGTIYSTNITPDKDTGIGNYSLEDFDKAVRHGIARNGSTLYPAMPYTSYAKVRPADVKALYAYFMNGVQPVAQPNKATDIPWPLSMRWPLSIWRKMFAPAVVADAASTDNDPISRGRYLVEGLGHCSACHTPRGFALQEKALTDDSTAFLSGGVVENFLAKNLRGDATDGLGNWSEGDITAFLKGGRNDHSAAFGGMSDVVRHSTQHMNDDDLAAIAKYLKTLKPVDPNAKALAYDDTVAKALRTGADKSNGALTFLDNCAACHRSTGKGYTQTFPTLALSSTVNSADPTSLIHIVLRGAEMPSTKSAPTHYAMPGFDDRLTDQDVADVLTFVRSSWGNKAAAVTASQVAKVRKNVGAAPQPQR